A genome region from Deinococcus sp. KNUC1210 includes the following:
- a CDS encoding SMI1/KNR4 family protein, producing MDTTLEHLQTWLNANYRAAYDSLQPGLNDSEIDDLLSDWPYQLSADVRALYRWRNGFEDTQVELLPGLSFLPLEQALELAAAYWEASAAQVKKGGEEFFPRLVLPIFSDADSNVLALVQGFEQSAPVQPASPVQVIALQQGQRLYAFQRLEDLLKASLKLLETGVYRVDQDRDRIEITDERRVQAGWRKFPMLYLERVTLDADDAEALEDDEDEDEDLSDEEASENLLANLMSMLGLHPDDIDPATATLDELNDLQEVSALESWPPALQQRFHELGGGTKTVDEEPEKKEDEPGDSVT from the coding sequence ATGGATACCACTCTTGAGCACCTGCAAACCTGGCTGAACGCCAACTACCGTGCCGCTTACGATTCGCTGCAACCCGGCCTGAACGACAGCGAGATCGACGACCTGCTGAGCGACTGGCCCTATCAGCTCAGCGCCGACGTTCGCGCCCTGTACCGCTGGCGCAACGGCTTCGAGGATACCCAGGTCGAGCTGCTGCCGGGCCTGAGTTTTCTGCCGCTGGAACAGGCACTGGAACTGGCCGCAGCGTACTGGGAGGCGAGTGCGGCACAGGTGAAAAAAGGCGGCGAAGAGTTCTTTCCGCGCCTGGTGCTGCCGATCTTTTCCGATGCCGACAGCAACGTGCTGGCGCTGGTACAGGGCTTCGAGCAGTCCGCGCCCGTGCAGCCCGCCTCACCCGTACAGGTCATCGCGCTGCAACAGGGCCAGCGGCTCTACGCCTTTCAGCGCCTCGAAGACCTGCTGAAAGCGTCGCTGAAGCTGCTGGAAACCGGCGTGTACCGCGTGGACCAGGACCGTGACCGCATCGAAATCACCGATGAGCGCAGGGTTCAGGCCGGGTGGCGCAAGTTCCCGATGCTGTACCTGGAGCGCGTGACGCTGGATGCCGACGACGCCGAGGCACTGGAAGACGATGAGGACGAGGATGAGGACCTGAGCGACGAGGAGGCCAGCGAGAATCTGCTGGCGAACCTGATGAGCATGCTGGGCCTGCACCCCGACGACATCGATCCGGCAACCGCCACGCTGGACGAGCTGAACGACCTGCAGGAAGTCTCGGCGCTGGAAAGCTGGCCGCCCGCCCTGCAACAGCGCTTTCACGAACTGGGCGGCGGTACGAAGACGGTGGATGAAGAGCCAGAGAAGAAAGAAGACGAGCCAGGAGATTCGGTCACTTGA
- a CDS encoding ABC transporter ATP-binding protein, producing the protein MKAGSLLAVQNVRAEFPAGQLSAIIGPNGAGKSTLMRALLGLDAPASGEVRLDGRPLAAWTRRERANKLAYLAQGEALPEGARVRDVVALGRGAGGWMWGLLPLGGWTQADEDAVTQALRRTDTEQFAERPVQSLSGGERQRVSLARALAADPQFLLLDEPTNHLDLGYAADLLSALNTEAAGGMGVVAVLHDLTLAAQADRLLLLHAGRVLAQGTPEEVLTPANLHAAYGLQAEVLRHNGRLIVVPGVSGGK; encoded by the coding sequence GTGAAGGCAGGCTCGCTGCTGGCCGTGCAGAACGTCCGTGCCGAGTTTCCGGCGGGGCAGCTGAGCGCGATCATCGGACCGAATGGAGCGGGCAAATCGACCCTGATGCGGGCGCTGCTGGGCCTGGACGCGCCTGCCAGCGGCGAGGTAAGGCTGGACGGGCGACCGCTGGCGGCCTGGACCCGGCGCGAGCGGGCCAACAAGCTGGCGTATCTGGCGCAGGGCGAGGCGCTGCCCGAAGGAGCGCGGGTCCGTGACGTGGTGGCGCTGGGACGCGGTGCGGGGGGCTGGATGTGGGGCCTGCTGCCGCTGGGCGGCTGGACGCAGGCCGACGAGGATGCCGTGACGCAGGCGCTGCGCCGCACCGACACCGAGCAGTTTGCCGAGCGTCCGGTGCAGTCGCTGTCGGGGGGCGAGCGGCAGCGGGTGTCGCTGGCACGGGCACTGGCCGCCGATCCCCAGTTTCTGCTGCTCGACGAACCCACCAATCACCTCGATCTGGGCTACGCCGCCGACCTGCTGAGCGCCCTGAACACCGAGGCAGCAGGCGGCATGGGCGTGGTGGCAGTGCTGCACGATCTGACGCTGGCAGCGCAGGCAGACCGGCTGCTGCTGCTGCACGCCGGGCGGGTGCTGGCCCAGGGCACCCCAGAAGAGGTACTCACACCGGCCAATCTGCACGCCGCGTATGGCCTTCAGGCCGAGGTGCTGCGCCACAACGGGCGGCTGATCGTGGTGCCGGGGGTGAGCGGTGGGAAGTAG
- the pheS gene encoding phenylalanine--tRNA ligase subunit alpha: MQQEALQEIQSAATLDALQTVKTKYVGKSGLVTKELGSLGKLPPEERRARGAEINAVRSALDAALKEREDTLKRAALDARLASEAIDVTLPGLQLPSGGLHLISRILNDLESIYERMGYTVIEGQEVEDDAYNFDALNIPWYHPARDLWDTFWLEDGRLLRTHTSPMQVRYMLEHSAPLKIVVPGKVYRYEATDATHESMFHQLEGLVVGDNISMADLKGTIAEMARGLFGASAKVRFQPSYYPFTEPGADFSVWWENPRGESKWLELGGCGMVHQNVFKAVDDLREAAGKERIYEGKTGFAFGLGPERIAMLKYGIPDIRYFYANDLRVLEQFRGELG, translated from the coding sequence ATGCAGCAGGAAGCACTACAGGAAATACAGAGCGCAGCCACCCTCGACGCCCTCCAGACCGTAAAAACCAAGTACGTGGGCAAGAGTGGACTGGTCACGAAGGAACTGGGCAGCCTGGGCAAACTGCCGCCCGAAGAGCGCCGGGCACGCGGCGCAGAGATCAATGCCGTGAGAAGTGCGCTGGACGCCGCCCTGAAGGAGCGCGAGGACACGCTGAAACGCGCCGCGCTCGATGCGAGGCTGGCGTCGGAGGCCATCGACGTGACGCTGCCGGGCCTGCAACTTCCCAGCGGCGGCCTGCACCTGATCTCGCGGATTCTGAACGATCTGGAAAGCATCTATGAGCGCATGGGCTACACGGTCATCGAGGGTCAGGAAGTCGAGGACGACGCGTACAACTTCGACGCCCTGAATATTCCCTGGTATCACCCGGCCCGCGACCTGTGGGACACCTTCTGGCTCGAAGATGGCCGCCTGCTGCGTACCCATACCTCTCCGATGCAGGTGCGCTACATGCTGGAACACTCGGCCCCGCTGAAGATCGTGGTGCCGGGCAAGGTCTACCGCTACGAGGCCACCGACGCCACGCACGAGAGCATGTTTCATCAGCTCGAAGGACTGGTGGTGGGCGACAACATCTCGATGGCCGACCTGAAGGGCACGATTGCCGAGATGGCACGCGGGCTGTTCGGCGCGTCTGCAAAAGTGCGCTTCCAGCCGAGCTATTACCCCTTCACCGAGCCGGGCGCAGATTTCTCGGTGTGGTGGGAAAATCCGCGCGGCGAGAGCAAGTGGCTGGAGCTGGGCGGCTGCGGCATGGTGCATCAGAACGTCTTCAAAGCGGTGGACGATCTGCGCGAGGCTGCCGGAAAAGAGCGCATCTACGAGGGCAAGACCGGCTTTGCCTTCGGGCTGGGGCCAGAGCGCATCGCCATGCTGAAGTACGGCATTCCCGATATCCGCTACTTCTACGCCAACGATCTGAGGGTGCTGGAACAGTTCCGGGGCGAACTGGGGTGA
- a CDS encoding EamA family transporter produces MPLRAFLLALFVTFIWGVNFVVIKLSVDGAPPLLVAALRFTLAALPAVFFVRRPAVPLKLLVGYGLTVGVVQFGLLYVAVQLGLSAGLASLLMQMQAFLTALLSAWLLKERLLPNQIAGMGLAFVGMALIGASGSHQGGVLSFGLVLLAALGWAFSNLQVRQAGGADVIGLVVWSSLVSPLPLLLGSGLLSGWGPTLHALTHGSLGFWGGVAFMGYFNTVLGFGLWSRLIQQYGAARVAPLSLMVPVFGLLSSALYFHETFPALKVAAALLVFAGLLLHVFGGRWLGTQSSAASRSQGQRPL; encoded by the coding sequence ATGCCTCTGCGTGCCTTCCTGCTGGCCCTGTTTGTCACTTTCATCTGGGGAGTGAACTTCGTGGTCATCAAGCTGAGTGTGGACGGTGCGCCTCCGCTGCTGGTGGCGGCGCTGCGCTTCACGCTGGCAGCCCTGCCCGCCGTGTTCTTCGTGCGGCGGCCCGCCGTGCCGCTGAAACTGCTGGTCGGCTACGGCCTGACGGTGGGCGTGGTGCAGTTCGGCCTGCTGTACGTGGCGGTACAGCTCGGTCTGAGTGCCGGACTCGCCTCGCTGCTGATGCAGATGCAGGCATTTCTGACCGCGCTGCTGAGCGCGTGGCTGCTGAAAGAACGGCTGCTGCCCAACCAGATCGCCGGAATGGGCCTGGCGTTTGTGGGCATGGCGCTGATCGGCGCGAGCGGCTCGCACCAGGGCGGCGTGCTGAGTTTCGGGCTGGTGCTGCTGGCCGCGCTCGGGTGGGCGTTCAGCAATCTGCAGGTGCGGCAGGCGGGCGGAGCCGATGTGATCGGGCTGGTGGTCTGGTCGTCGCTGGTGTCGCCGCTGCCGCTGCTGCTGGGGTCGGGTCTGCTGTCCGGGTGGGGGCCGACCCTGCACGCTCTGACGCACGGCAGCCTCGGGTTCTGGGGCGGGGTGGCCTTCATGGGCTATTTCAATACGGTGCTGGGCTTCGGGCTGTGGAGCCGCCTGATTCAGCAGTACGGCGCAGCCCGGGTCGCGCCCCTCTCGCTGATGGTCCCGGTTTTTGGCCTGCTGTCCAGCGCCCTGTACTTCCACGAAACCTTCCCCGCCCTGAAGGTCGCGGCGGCGCTGCTGGTCTTCGCGGGGCTGCTGCTGCACGTCTTCGGCGGGCGCTGGCTGGGCACTCAGTCGAGCGCTGCGTCTCGGAGCCAGGGCCAGCGCCCGCTGTAA
- a CDS encoding phenylalanine--tRNA ligase subunit beta, whose protein sequence is MKLPYSWLKELVPALPPVADLEPLLASLGLPLEGTEDVPAPPEGVLLVTVTQATPIEGTQLTRLELDTGANGPKTIASGAPNAVNLPAGTMLALVTPGTKLGDVEYGVRSLQGVESWGMAASAKELSLGESAAGLMLFPPHTAAPGTPMHTLWASDTVLDVEVTPNRADVLSVLGLARDVAAALNTPLVQPPAGPAAHGAGEIEVSLPTIGSVIPNDPTQKIRLGSDYFVARTVNGVQNGPSPLWLQRRLMLCGSRTVSAIVDVSNYVMFELGQPTALYDRRDVVNDRILVGRGLRTGETVTDLLGTTHTVTDQDVLILDGRETGVSNVADAFARTDAQPNEGVLGIAGIVGAKHGSVQPDTQDVVIEAAHFDAVLLRRTSTRLGLKTDAVYRYERGTDPTLPPRAADRIAGLLGELGGQIHPGATVAGTPTLPAALTLDADAARKLLGMQIETSEMAALLTRLGCTVTASGEHLNVTPPPWRVDMNVPEDLIEEVARLHGYANLPETLPTLRVHPDNAGAEASSRERRELKRAVAGLGFQEVVTYTFTSDEEAAQARSERPNVRLKNPLTADRTGLRTALYPSLLKTAASQPAGTEKVLLFEVGHIFPAPGETERLGLLMRGPLAQANHAQGVAGGYAAFRGLLEALAGTLGAALEIRQLRGSDVPAALHPGIAGELVWNGTSAGWLGAVHPEVAAAFGLKGDTYLLEAALPLPGRPWAFRDPSRAPAAWRDLAIIAPAQVGYGQMAALLRQEAGPLLETLEPFDIYSGAPIPEGQRSVAVRLIFRGEKTLSDAEVDPIMDRLMTAIRGQGWNIREK, encoded by the coding sequence ATGAAACTTCCCTACTCCTGGCTGAAAGAACTCGTACCCGCCCTGCCACCCGTTGCCGACCTCGAACCGCTGCTCGCCAGCCTGGGCCTGCCGCTGGAAGGCACCGAAGACGTACCCGCCCCGCCGGAAGGCGTGCTGCTGGTGACGGTCACGCAGGCTACGCCCATCGAAGGAACACAGCTCACGCGGCTGGAACTCGACACCGGAGCGAACGGCCCGAAGACCATCGCCAGCGGTGCTCCCAATGCGGTGAATCTTCCGGCTGGCACCATGCTGGCGCTCGTCACGCCCGGTACAAAGCTGGGCGACGTCGAATACGGCGTGCGGAGCCTTCAGGGCGTGGAAAGCTGGGGCATGGCCGCCAGTGCCAAAGAGCTGAGCCTGGGCGAGAGCGCCGCTGGCCTGATGCTGTTTCCTCCTCATACGGCGGCCCCCGGCACGCCGATGCACACGCTCTGGGCCAGCGATACCGTGCTCGACGTGGAAGTCACGCCCAACCGCGCCGACGTGCTGAGCGTGCTGGGACTGGCCCGCGACGTGGCAGCGGCGCTGAATACCCCACTGGTGCAGCCGCCCGCTGGCCCTGCCGCCCACGGCGCAGGTGAAATCGAGGTCAGCCTGCCGACCATCGGCAGCGTCATTCCCAACGATCCGACACAGAAGATCCGGCTGGGATCTGATTACTTCGTGGCCCGCACCGTGAACGGCGTGCAGAACGGCCCTTCGCCGCTGTGGCTGCAACGCCGCCTGATGCTGTGCGGCTCGCGCACGGTGAGCGCCATCGTGGATGTGAGCAACTACGTGATGTTCGAGCTGGGCCAGCCCACCGCGCTGTACGACCGCCGGGACGTGGTGAATGACCGCATTCTGGTGGGGCGTGGTCTGCGTACTGGCGAGACCGTCACCGATCTGCTGGGAACCACGCATACCGTGACCGATCAGGACGTGCTGATTCTGGACGGGCGTGAAACGGGCGTGAGCAATGTGGCCGACGCCTTTGCCCGGACAGACGCGCAGCCGAACGAGGGCGTGCTGGGCATCGCGGGAATCGTGGGCGCGAAACACGGTTCGGTGCAGCCGGACACGCAGGATGTGGTGATCGAGGCAGCGCACTTCGACGCGGTACTGCTGCGGCGCACGAGCACCCGCCTGGGCCTGAAGACCGACGCCGTCTACCGCTACGAGCGCGGCACCGATCCGACCCTGCCGCCCCGCGCCGCCGACCGCATCGCCGGGCTGCTGGGCGAACTGGGCGGCCAGATTCATCCCGGAGCGACGGTGGCGGGCACACCGACCCTTCCAGCTGCCCTGACCCTCGACGCCGACGCTGCCCGCAAGCTGCTGGGTATGCAGATCGAAACCTCTGAAATGGCCGCCCTCCTGACCCGGCTGGGCTGCACCGTCACGGCGAGCGGCGAACACCTGAACGTGACGCCGCCCCCCTGGCGCGTCGATATGAACGTGCCGGAAGACCTGATCGAAGAAGTGGCGCGGCTGCACGGCTACGCCAACCTGCCCGAAACGCTGCCCACCCTGCGCGTCCACCCCGACAACGCCGGAGCCGAGGCCAGCAGCCGTGAACGGCGCGAGCTGAAGCGGGCCGTGGCAGGGCTGGGCTTTCAGGAGGTCGTGACCTACACCTTCACCAGCGACGAGGAAGCGGCCCAGGCCCGCAGCGAACGCCCCAACGTGCGCCTGAAGAACCCGCTGACAGCCGACCGAACTGGCCTGCGAACCGCGCTGTACCCGAGCCTGCTGAAAACGGCGGCCAGCCAGCCGGCAGGCACCGAGAAGGTGCTGCTGTTCGAGGTCGGGCACATTTTCCCGGCACCGGGCGAAACCGAGCGGCTGGGCCTGCTGATGCGCGGGCCGCTGGCGCAGGCCAACCACGCGCAGGGTGTGGCGGGCGGATATGCGGCCTTCCGTGGCCTGCTGGAAGCGCTGGCGGGCACGCTGGGTGCGGCGCTGGAGATCCGGCAGCTTCGCGGCTCCGACGTTCCGGCGGCGCTGCATCCGGGCATCGCCGGGGAACTCGTCTGGAACGGAACGAGCGCGGGCTGGCTGGGAGCGGTGCATCCAGAGGTAGCCGCCGCCTTCGGGCTGAAGGGCGACACCTATCTGCTGGAAGCCGCGCTGCCGCTGCCGGGTCGCCCCTGGGCCTTCCGTGATCCCAGCCGCGCCCCCGCCGCGTGGCGCGACCTGGCGATCATCGCGCCTGCTCAGGTGGGCTACGGACAGATGGCCGCGCTGCTGCGGCAGGAAGCCGGGCCGCTGCTGGAAACACTCGAACCGTTTGATATCTATTCCGGAGCGCCGATTCCCGAAGGACAGCGCAGCGTGGCCGTCCGCCTGATTTTCCGGGGCGAGAAAACGCTGTCGGACGCCGAAGTCGATCCGATCATGGACCGGCTGATGACGGCGATTCGGGGGCAGGGCTGGAACATCCGTGAGAAGTAG
- a CDS encoding ABC transporter substrate-binding protein encodes MKTRPIKTLFSLLTVGLLSSAAAVSYPLTITDDLGRKVTVAAEPKRIVSVLPSDTETLCALGICDRLVGVDDNSDFPASVKALPKVGGLYSPSTERMVALKPDLVIVSKYGKLTDTLTAAGITVVAVNPESYDDVFSKTLLLGKIVNREAQAKQLVTQMRRDIARIEILTKNAVHKPTTYYEIDPTPYTAGPNSFIGVLLSKAGAANIIPATLGDFPKISPELVVQRSPQLILGPDLATVKARPGWNGIAAVRSGRVIAVVPGSDFDNLLNRPGPRLPQALAALARLIHPELFR; translated from the coding sequence ATGAAGACCCGGCCTATCAAGACTCTGTTTTCCCTGCTGACTGTCGGCCTGCTGTCGAGCGCCGCCGCCGTCAGTTATCCGCTGACCATCACCGACGATCTGGGCCGCAAAGTCACGGTCGCCGCCGAACCGAAGCGCATCGTGTCGGTGCTGCCGAGCGACACCGAGACGCTGTGTGCGCTGGGCATCTGTGACCGTCTGGTGGGCGTAGACGACAATTCCGATTTTCCGGCCAGTGTGAAGGCGCTGCCCAAGGTCGGCGGCCTGTACAGCCCCAGCACCGAGCGCATGGTGGCCCTGAAACCCGATCTGGTGATCGTGAGCAAGTACGGCAAGCTGACCGACACGCTGACGGCGGCGGGCATCACCGTCGTGGCGGTCAACCCTGAAAGTTACGACGACGTCTTTTCCAAGACGCTGCTGCTGGGAAAGATCGTGAACCGCGAAGCGCAGGCCAAGCAACTCGTGACGCAGATGCGGCGCGACATCGCCCGGATCGAGATTCTGACCAAAAATGCCGTCCACAAGCCGACCACGTATTACGAGATCGACCCCACGCCGTACACCGCCGGGCCAAACAGCTTCATCGGGGTGCTACTCAGCAAGGCGGGGGCGGCGAACATCATTCCGGCGACGCTGGGCGATTTCCCCAAGATCAGCCCCGAACTGGTGGTGCAGCGCAGCCCGCAGCTTATTCTCGGCCCCGATCTGGCGACCGTGAAGGCCCGGCCCGGCTGGAACGGCATTGCCGCTGTTCGGTCGGGGCGAGTGATCGCGGTGGTGCCGGGCAGCGACTTCGACAACCTGCTGAACCGTCCTGGCCCGCGTCTGCCGCAGGCGCTGGCAGCCCTGGCGCGGCTGATTCACCCCGAACTGTTCCGGTGA